The Dermochelys coriacea isolate rDerCor1 chromosome 7, rDerCor1.pri.v4, whole genome shotgun sequence genome window below encodes:
- the OVOL1 gene encoding putative transcription factor Ovo-like 1, with protein MPRAFLVKKSRVSVGKRNWSELPDEERGEIYVPVCLGGCALGKDLEPSVAEAPSYPMPLDLTLREASYTAAQLPGEGPPAGQHSGFLRPKMKVTLGEGPGELFSCPVCQKGFSYQRMLNRHLKCHSEVKRHLCPYCGKGFNDTFDLKRHVRTHTGVRPYKCNLCDKAFTQRCSLESHLKKIHGVQQRYAYKERRAKLYVCEECGCTADSQEGHLLHLREQHPDSPLLRKASRKTAASLHSALPTLLQSSPCL; from the exons ATGCCTCGGGCTTTCTTAGTGAAAAAATCCCGTGTGTCTGTGGGCAAAAGGAACTGGAGTGAATTGCCTGATGAAGAGAGAGGAGAGATCTATGTACCAG TCTGCCTGGGGGGTTGTGCCCTGGGCAAGGACTTGGAGCCCTCGGTGGCTGAAGCCCCCTCATATCCTATGCCCCTGGACCTGACCCTGCGAGAGGCGAGCTACACCGCTGCCCAGCTCCCCGGGGAGGGGCCCCCAGCTGGGCAGCACAGTGGGTTCCTGCGGCCCAAAATGAAG GTGACGCTGGGCGAGGGGCCGGGCGAGCTGTTCTCCTGCCCCGTGTGCCAGAAGGGCTTCAGCTACCAGCGCATGCTCAACCGGCACCTCAAGTGCCACAGCGAGGTCAAGCGCCACCTGTGCCCCTACTGCGGGAAGGGCTTCAACGACACTTTCGACCTCAAACGCCACGTCCGCACCCACACAG GCGTGCGCCCGTACAAGTGCAACCTGTGCGACAAGGCCTTCACGCAGCGCTGCTCGCTGGAGTCGCACCTGAAGAAGATCCATGGGGTGCAGCAGCGCTACGCCTACAAGGAGCGGCGGGCCAAGCTCTACGTGTGCGAGGAGTGCGGCTGCACGGCCGACAGCCAGGAGGGCCACCTGCTCCATCTGCGGGAGCAGCACCCTGACAGCCCCCTGCTGCGCAAGGCCTCACGCAAGACAGCTGCCTCCCTGCACagtgccctccccaccctgctgcagagCAGCCCGTGCCTGTGA
- the RNASEH2C gene encoding ribonuclease H2 subunit C isoform X1, translating to MIGRRRFAQVGNYRPHHAPGAGLPLPSCIAGEAYLLWRAQASGLQPPACPGIGARRGVKGFPPACSSSRAARGTLGEGGRPPLSSACLWSKMSESSSPVRLDLSSLRGAPQDVLHLLPCEVEHNGSAPVDRYFTPAIRQGLQEKSVSFRGRSLKGQEVMVPQGYVGLVLKEDQRPCTEEEERTVRLKSTFGALTVWNLERAPSADDGLLLALSWPGIAEALGEGSMDFKNL from the exons ATGATCGGACGGAGGCGTTTCGCTCAGGTTGGGAACTACCGTCCCCATCATGCACCAGGGGCGGGACTGCCACTCCCATCATGCATCGCGGGGGAGGCTTACCTCCTGTGGCGTGCACAGGCCTCAGGACTACAGCCCCCAGCATGCCCCGGGATAGGCGCGCGGCGCGGTGTGAAGGGATTCCCGCCGGCGTGTTCCAGTTCTCGGGCTGCGCGCGGGACGCTCGGTGAGGGCGGCAG GCCCCCGCTGAGCAGTGCCTGCCTCTGGAGCAAGATGTCTGAGAGCAGCAGCCCCGTTCGGCTGGACCTGAGCTCCCTGCGGGGGGCGCCCCAAGATGTCCTACACCTGCTGCCTTGCGAGGTGGAGCACAATGGCAGCGCCCCTGTGGACAGATACTTCACCCCGGCCATCCGCCAGGGCTTGCAGG agaAATCTGTATCCTTCCGTGGCAGGAGCCTCAAGGGGCAGGAGGTGATGGTGCCTCAAGGTTATGTGGGGCTGGTTCTGAAGGAGGATCAAAGGCCCTGCACAGAGGAGGAG GAGCGGACAGTGCGGCTGAAATCAACCTTCGGGGCACTAACTGTGTGGAACCTGGAGCGGGCTCCAAGTGCGGATGATGGGCTGCTCCTGGCTCTGAGCTGGCCAGGGATCGCCGAGGCC
- the RNASEH2C gene encoding ribonuclease H2 subunit C isoform X2 gives MIGRRRFAQVGNYRPHHAPGAGLPLPSCIAGEAYLLWRAQASGLQPPACPGIGARRGVKGFPPACSSSRAARGTLGEGGRPPLSSACLWSKMSESSSPVRLDLSSLRGAPQDVLHLLPCEVEHNGSAPVDRYFTPAIRQGLQEKSVSFRGRSLKGQEVMVPQGYVGLVLKEDQRPCTEEEERTVRLKSTFGALTVWNLERAPSADDGLLLALSWPGIAEAIHAPVLKKEQ, from the exons ATGATCGGACGGAGGCGTTTCGCTCAGGTTGGGAACTACCGTCCCCATCATGCACCAGGGGCGGGACTGCCACTCCCATCATGCATCGCGGGGGAGGCTTACCTCCTGTGGCGTGCACAGGCCTCAGGACTACAGCCCCCAGCATGCCCCGGGATAGGCGCGCGGCGCGGTGTGAAGGGATTCCCGCCGGCGTGTTCCAGTTCTCGGGCTGCGCGCGGGACGCTCGGTGAGGGCGGCAG GCCCCCGCTGAGCAGTGCCTGCCTCTGGAGCAAGATGTCTGAGAGCAGCAGCCCCGTTCGGCTGGACCTGAGCTCCCTGCGGGGGGCGCCCCAAGATGTCCTACACCTGCTGCCTTGCGAGGTGGAGCACAATGGCAGCGCCCCTGTGGACAGATACTTCACCCCGGCCATCCGCCAGGGCTTGCAGG agaAATCTGTATCCTTCCGTGGCAGGAGCCTCAAGGGGCAGGAGGTGATGGTGCCTCAAGGTTATGTGGGGCTGGTTCTGAAGGAGGATCAAAGGCCCTGCACAGAGGAGGAG GAGCGGACAGTGCGGCTGAAATCAACCTTCGGGGCACTAACTGTGTGGAACCTGGAGCGGGCTCCAAGTGCGGATGATGGGCTGCTCCTGGCTCTGAGCTGGCCAGGGATCGCCGAGGCC ATCCACGCACCAGTGTTGAAGAAGGAACAGTGA
- the AP5B1 gene encoding AP-5 complex subunit beta-1: protein MGVRSGESWAQLITSFRAGPTAFLLAHGSDDTFLAELLQDLSSERISEQTKVSMLTLLLEFPTLLCPDPEVGEQVAGSLLANFAQLPHSPKLSWLRRHLLVVMGTVLISTEAFGEGSQASRDYLSLLLHLASDLNDQRQGPGDRGVRAAACESLRELECCYPGLFSRRLDLLHSMQQQELTPVHQVYTLLYSLALRNAVLLLARQGEGALSELLAGNEGLAWEAVGNAGKVSPASIDRLLLLPTPAETKELKSVLSQLLDGSYLLTPPAQSQLLWHLAQVVCVIRTQSPAIFKAQLVRLFGTAHVALLHASLQLKRLFTDSLFTAEDEAFLLRRLVGLAQHPSLPSPLKLFYLDCLLHFPENRPLGSGSEEGLPVLLTPRLASCLFPSLFNDPGTMLARLNLLSLVCLENQGPEADQGVGYIFEHVLALADTVAGKGGREATGLFFRAAYLFARYFDSRSQLMAELTGTLVRLYRQCCSLAPNLINLLNETQAVLDDPAWPTSLSKALQELTVGVPLLPPLDQDLGWHLKLLARVAKESGVPQGSTLGFLQRLVRLAGAGQLGDWHIGQALLSVCRNLLQHQPPPAMGCQLAELLQDVSLSYPDVDVQDRARFYYTLLSCLSGDKLGAVLAPGGRLKARTLSSSIVADSENFTATLTVHPAPQPLLQLQREAPAKPTLVPAPASQPCPADAQEVKDCCRRLLELHSPARLSLTYRLLHTGSSSEQLFCLLLHFEHSDNFYEPVPDMCVPCLSTTHPSPLLTLHLQPRCPYPTKLAVSALYTTQTGLTYCSQLEPLQVAFADIFLPLALPVNWDCESRRHLFDTLWSSLCPNGSGDCAESLFCWPTTQQPLGVLVQAHFASYLVAEDLGTYKIAIALPPHYHVLLQAQTTQGAARITIRTDNWKVLPHLSAYLRKVVE from the exons ATGGGTGTGCGGAGTGGGGAGAGTTGGGCCCAGCTTATAACGTCCTTCCGAGCAGGCCCCACCGCCTTCCTTCTGGCCCATGGGAGTGATGATACCTTCctggctgagctgctgcaggACCTGAGCAGTGAGAGGATCAGTGAGCAAACCAAG GTCTCCATGCTGACCCTTCTGCTGGAGttccccaccctgctgtgccCAGACCCCGAGGTGGGCGAGCAGGTGGCTGGCTCTCTCCTGGCTAACTTTGCCCAGCTGCCCCACTCACCCAAGTTGTCCTGGCTGCGGCGCCACctgctggtggtgatggggaCTGTGCTGATCTCCACTGAGGCCTTTGGGGAGGGCTCCCAGGCCTCCCGTGACtacctctctctgctgctgcaccTGGCCTCGGACCTCAATGACCAGCGGCAGGGGCCAGGTGACCGCGGGGTGCGGGCGGCTGCCTGCGAGAGTCTGAGGGAGCTGGAGTGCTGCTACCCTGGCTTGTTCTCCCGGCGGTTGGACTTGCTGCACTccatgcagcagcaggagctcacaccTGTCCACCAGGTCTATACGCTGCTGTACAGCCTGGCCCTGCGCAACGCCGTGCTGCTACTGGCCCGTCAGGGAGAGGGGGCCCTCAGTGAATTGCTGGCTGGCAATGAGGGGCTGGCTTGGGAGGCGGTGGGGAACGCTGGGAAAGTCTCTCCAGCCTCCATTGaccgcctgctgctgctgcccacccCGGCCGAGACCAAGGAGCTGAAGTCGGTGCTGTCCCAGCTGCTGGATGGCTCCTATCTGCTGACACCACCTGCCCAGAGCCAGCTTCTGTGGCATCTGGCCCAGGTGGTGTGCGTGATCCGCACCCAGTCACCTGCCATCTTCAAGGCGCAGCTGGTGCGGTTGTTTGGCACAGCCCACGTGGCGCTGCTGCACGCCAGCCTACAGCTCAAAAGGCTTTTCACGGACAGCCTCTTCACGGCCGAGGACGAGGCCTTCCTCCTGCGCCGCCTTGTGGGCCTGGCCCAGCATCCCTCACTGCCCTCGCCCCTCAAACTCTTCTACCTTGACTGCCTGCTGCATTTCCCCGAGAACCGCCCGCTGGGCTCTGGCTCTGAGGAGGGGCTGCCCGTCCTGCTCACACCCCGCCTggcctcctgcctcttcccctccctcttcaaCGATCCGGGCACCATGCTGGCACGCCTCAACCTGCTGAGCCTGGTGTGCCTGGAAAACCAGGGCCCCGAGGCTGACCAGGGTGTTGGGTATATCTTTGAGCATGTCCTGGCACTGGCAGACACCGTGGCAGGCAAAGGTGGGCGTGAGGCCACTGGGCTCTTCTTCCGAGCTGCCTACCTCTTTGCCCGCTACTTTGACTCAAGGTCACAGCTCATGGCAGAGCTGACAGGCACCCTGGTGAGGCTGTATCGCCAGTGCTGCTCCCTGGCCCCCAACCTCATCAACCTGCTCAATGAGACCCAAGCAGTGCTGGATGACCCAGCCTGGCCTACCTCCTTGAGCAAGGCCCTGCAGGAGCTGACTGTGGGCGTGCCACTGTTGCCACCCTTGGATCAGGATCTGGGCTGGCACCTCAAGTTGTTGGCCCGGGTGGCAAAGgagagtggggtcccgcagggcaGCACACTTGGATTCCTGCAGCGCCTGGTGCGGCTGGCAGGTGCAGGACAGCTGGGAGATTGGCATATTGGCCAGGCTTTGCTGAGCGTCTGCCGCAACCTGCTGCAGCACCAGCCTCCACCTGCCATGGGGTGCCAGCTGGCCGAGCTGCTCCAAGATGTCTCACTGAGCTACCCGGATGTGGATGTGCAGGATCGGGCCCGCTTCTACTACACGCTCCTGTCATGCCTGTCTGGGGACAAGCTGGGGGCAGTGCTGGCACCTGGTGGACGCCTCAAAGCCCGGACTCTCTCCTCCTCTATCGTGGCAGACAGTGAGAACTTCACTGCCACACTGACCGTGCATCCAGCCCCAcaacccctgctgcagctgcagcgcGAGGCCCCAGCCAAGCCCACCCTGGTACCAGCGCCAGCCTCCCAGCCGTGCCCTGCTGATGCTCAGGAGGTGAAGGACTGCTGCCGACGGCTCCTGGAGCTGCATTCTCCAGCTCGGCTCAGCCTGACATACCGGCTGCTCCACACAGGATCCTCATCTGAGCAACTCTTCTGCCTCCTGCTGCACTTTGAGCACTCCGACAACTTCTATGAGCCAGTGCCTGATATGTGTGTGCCCTGCCTCTCCACCACCCACCCATCACCCCTCCTCACACTCCacctgcagccccgctgcccctaCCCCACCAAGCTGGCAGTAAGCGCCTTGTACACCACGCAAACCGGCCTTACCTACTGCAGCCAGCTAGAACCACTGCAGGTGGCCTTTGCGGACATCTTCCTGCCTCTGGCACTGCCTGTGAATTGGGACTGTGAGAGCCGGCGCCACCTCTTTGACACCCTCTGGTCCTCCCTGTGCCCAAATGGGTCAGGTGACTGCGCCGAGAGCCTCTTCTGCTGGCCCACTACCCAACAGCCCTTGGGTGTCCTGGTGCAGGCTCACTTTGCCAGCTACCTGGTGGCAGAGGATCTGGGCACCTACAAGATTGCCATAGCCCTGCCACCCCATTATCATGTGCTGCTGCAGGCACAGACGACCCAGGGGGCAGCGCGCATCACCATTCGAACTGACAACTGGAAGGTGCTCCCCCACCTGAGTGCCTACCTGCGGAAGGTGGTGGAGTGA
- the RNASEH2C gene encoding ribonuclease H2 subunit C isoform X3 encodes MIGRRRFAQVGNYRPHHAPGAGLPLPSCIAGEAYLLWRAQASGLQPPACPGIGARRGVKGFPPACSSSRAARGTLGEGGRPPLSSACLWSKMSESSSPVRLDLSSLRGAPQDVLHLLPCEVEHNGSAPVDRYFTPAIRQGLQEKSVSFRGRSLKGQEVMVPQGYVGLVLKEDQRPCTEEEERTVRLKSTFGALTVWNLERAPSADDGLLLALSWPGIAEARR; translated from the exons ATGATCGGACGGAGGCGTTTCGCTCAGGTTGGGAACTACCGTCCCCATCATGCACCAGGGGCGGGACTGCCACTCCCATCATGCATCGCGGGGGAGGCTTACCTCCTGTGGCGTGCACAGGCCTCAGGACTACAGCCCCCAGCATGCCCCGGGATAGGCGCGCGGCGCGGTGTGAAGGGATTCCCGCCGGCGTGTTCCAGTTCTCGGGCTGCGCGCGGGACGCTCGGTGAGGGCGGCAG GCCCCCGCTGAGCAGTGCCTGCCTCTGGAGCAAGATGTCTGAGAGCAGCAGCCCCGTTCGGCTGGACCTGAGCTCCCTGCGGGGGGCGCCCCAAGATGTCCTACACCTGCTGCCTTGCGAGGTGGAGCACAATGGCAGCGCCCCTGTGGACAGATACTTCACCCCGGCCATCCGCCAGGGCTTGCAGG agaAATCTGTATCCTTCCGTGGCAGGAGCCTCAAGGGGCAGGAGGTGATGGTGCCTCAAGGTTATGTGGGGCTGGTTCTGAAGGAGGATCAAAGGCCCTGCACAGAGGAGGAG GAGCGGACAGTGCGGCTGAAATCAACCTTCGGGGCACTAACTGTGTGGAACCTGGAGCGGGCTCCAAGTGCGGATGATGGGCTGCTCCTGGCTCTGAGCTGGCCAGGGATCGCCGAGGCC